The Bacteroidota bacterium genome contains a region encoding:
- a CDS encoding pyridoxal phosphate-dependent aminotransferase, with product MGKSKKAHFQHFMNLNVRGLELSATLAINEKSNKLRSEGKNIYKLGLGQSPFPVPESVVEALRQNAHQKDYLPVKGLPKLREAITEFNLITEKVQFEPENIMIGPGSKELIFLLQLVYYGDLIIPTPSWVSYSPQAKIIGRNVHWVQTKKENQWRLTPEKLEEICESDPERPRIVILNYPSNPTGYTYPLERLKQLAQVARKYRVILVSDEIYGMLHHNNKHVSIARFYPEGTIISSGLSKWCGAGGWRLGTFSFPEELSWLQNALAVVASETFTSTSAPIQYAAIRAFQMGDDIDLYLHHSRRILKTIAKNITHTLNNIYVDVQLPHGGFYIFPDFGYYKDKLAKKGVTSSYELCNKILSETGVAMLPGSDFGRDQSELTCRIAYVDFDGKRALEYADKHPDLGNGFMDEVSPNIKCAIEKLGNWLCDL from the coding sequence ATGGGAAAATCAAAAAAAGCACATTTTCAACATTTCATGAATCTGAATGTTAGAGGGCTTGAATTATCGGCCACTTTAGCCATTAATGAAAAAAGCAATAAACTCAGAAGTGAGGGGAAAAACATTTATAAACTTGGATTGGGACAATCTCCTTTTCCTGTGCCGGAGTCAGTTGTCGAAGCTCTTAGGCAAAATGCCCATCAAAAGGATTATTTGCCTGTAAAAGGATTACCCAAATTAAGAGAGGCCATTACTGAATTCAATTTGATTACAGAAAAAGTACAATTCGAACCTGAGAATATAATGATAGGCCCTGGTTCAAAAGAGCTTATTTTCTTGTTACAGTTGGTTTATTATGGTGACCTAATAATTCCAACTCCTAGCTGGGTATCCTATTCTCCGCAAGCCAAAATAATAGGTCGAAATGTGCATTGGGTACAAACAAAAAAGGAGAATCAATGGCGCTTAACTCCAGAGAAGCTTGAAGAAATTTGTGAATCTGACCCAGAAAGACCTCGTATTGTTATTTTAAATTATCCCTCAAATCCTACGGGATATACTTATCCTTTAGAAAGGTTAAAACAATTGGCACAAGTAGCTCGTAAATACAGAGTAATACTTGTTTCAGACGAGATTTATGGGATGCTTCATCATAACAACAAACATGTTTCTATTGCCCGATTTTATCCTGAAGGCACAATTATTAGCTCAGGACTAAGTAAGTGGTGTGGTGCAGGTGGCTGGCGATTAGGTACGTTTAGTTTTCCAGAAGAATTATCCTGGTTACAAAATGCACTGGCAGTGGTTGCCAGCGAAACATTCACGTCAACCAGTGCACCCATTCAATATGCAGCAATCAGGGCATTTCAGATGGGAGATGATATTGATTTATATTTACATCATTCACGAAGAATATTAAAAACCATAGCTAAAAATATAACCCATACGCTCAATAACATTTATGTTGATGTTCAGCTTCCTCATGGAGGATTTTATATTTTTCCTGATTTTGGATATTATAAAGACAAACTGGCAAAAAAAGGGGTCACATCTTCCTATGAATTATGCAATAAAATATTAAGTGAAACGGGTGTCGCCATGTTACCGGGAAGTGATTTTGGAAGGGATCAATCAGAACTAACTTGCAGAATAGCCTATGTTGACTTTGATGGCAAAAGAGCTTTGGAATATGCAGATAAGCATCCAGATTTGGGGAATGGTTTTATGGATGAAGTTTCTCCCAATATTAAGTGTGCTATTGAAAAACTTGGAAATTGGTTGTGCGATTTATAG